From the genome of Streptomyces sp. V2I9:
GGTTCGCCGCCGAGGTGCTTCCCGCCAACACCAAGATGATCAAAGTGTTCCGGGACGCCGGCTACACCCAGCGCCGCAGCTTCGAGGACGGCTCCGTCCACCTCACGCTCGACCTCGAACCCACCGAGAAGTCCCTCGCCGTCCAGCGCGGCCGCGAACAGCGCGCCGAGGCCCGCTCGGTGCAGCGCCTCCTCGCCCCCGGCTCCGTCGCGGTCATCGGCACCGGCCGCATCCCCGGCGGAGTGGGCCGCACGGTCCTGCGCAACCTTCTCGCCGCCGGCTACACCGGCCGCACCTACGCGGTGAACCGCGCCTTCGACGCGGACCTGGCCACGCTCGACGGCGTCCCCGCCCACCGCTCGCTCGGCGAGATCGACGAGCCGGTCGACCTCGCGGTCATCGCCGTCCCCGCCCACCGGGTCCCCGAGGCCGTCGCCGACTGCGGCGAGCACGGCGTCCAGGGCCTGGTCGTCGTCTCCGCCGGCTACGCCGAGCGGGGCGCCGAGGGCCGCGAACTCCAGCGCGAACTGGTCCGCCAGGCCCGCTCCCACGGAATGCGGATCATCGGCCCCAACGCCTTCGGCATCATCAACACCGCCGAGACCGTCCGGCTCAACGCCTCGCTCGCCCCCGAGTCGCCCGCCCGCGGCCGGATCGGCCTGTTCACCCAGTCCGGCGCGATCGGCATCGCCCTGCTCTCCGGCCTCCACCGGCGCGGCGCGGGCCTGTCCTCGTTCATCTCGGCGGGCAACCGGGCCGACGTCTCCGGCAACGACTTCCTCCAGTACTCCTTCGAGGACCCGGACACGGACGTCGCCCTGCTCTACCTCGAATCGCTCGGCAACCCCCGCAAGTTCACCCGGCTCGCCCGGCGCACCGCCGCCGTGAAGCCCGTCGTCGTGGTGAAGGGCGCCCGGCACAGCGGAACCAACCCGCCCGGCCACGCGGTCCCGGTCAGCCGTATCCCCGATGCCACGGTTTCCGCGCTGATGCGCCAGGCCGGGGTCATCCGGGTCGACACCGTGACCGAGATGGTCGACGCCGGCATCCTGCTGGCCGGCCAGCCCCTCCCGGTCGGCCCGCGGGTCGCCATCCTCGGCAACTCCGAGTCCCTCGGCCTCCTGACGTACGACGCCTGCCTCGCCGAAGGGCTGCGCCCGCGCCCGCCGATCGACCTCACCACCGCCGCCTCACCGCAGGACTTCCGGGACGCGCTGGCGGCGGCGCTCGCGGACACCGCCTGCGACGCCGTGATCGTCACGGCCATCCCGTGGGTGGGGGAGAACGGGGAGGCCGAGTCCGGCGACGGCCAGGTGCTGGCCGCCGCCCTGCACACGGCCGTGGCCGGAGGCTCGGCCAAGCCGGTGGCCGTCGTCCATGTCGAGATCGGGGGACTCGCCGAGGCGCTGGCCGCCGCGAGCAGCACGGCCGCCCCGCGCCCCCGCTCCACCACGCCCCGAACCGCGCCCCCGGAAGCCGCCCCCGACCGGGCGGCGGCGGACACCCCGGCCGCACCCCGGACCTCCGAGGCGGCCGCCGCCCCTGGCTCACCGGCCCCCGCCTCCGGGCAACCGCGGCCCACCACGCCCGCGGCCCCGCCCCACCCCGGCCGCATCCCCGCCTACCCCGCCGCCGAACGCGCCGTACGGGCCCTCGCGGAGGCCGTGAAGTACGCCCAGTGGCGGCGGCAGGCGGCCGTTCCCGGCAAGGTCCCCGAACTCCTCGACGAGACCATCGACGAGGCCGGGGCCGCTGACCTGATCGAGGCCCGCCTCGCCGCCGCCCCCGATCCGCGCGGACGGCAGCTCAGCCACGACGAGGCCCGCGAACTCCTCGGCCGCTACGGCATCGACGTGCGCCCCACGCTGCCCGCGCCCGACCCCGACGCGGCCGTCGCCGCGGCCGCCCGGCTCGGCTACCCCGTCGCCCTCAAGACCACCGCGCCCCACCTGCGCCACCGCGCCGACCTCGGCGGGGTCCGCCTCGACCTCGCCGACGAGGACGCGCTGCGCCGGGCGTACGGAGAGCTGACCGGCCTCCTCGGCAAGCCCGCCGAACTGCTCCCCGTCGTCCAGGCGATGGTCCCGCGCGGCGTGGACACCGTCGTCCGCGCCTCCATCGACGCGGCCGCCGGGGCCGTCATCTCGTTCGGCCTCGCGGGCGCGCCCTCCGAACTGCTCGGCGACACCGCGCACCGGCTGGTCCCCGTCACCGACCGCGACGCCGCCGAGCTGATCCGGTCCATCAGGGCGGCCCCGGTGCTGTTCGGCTGGCGCGGCGCGGCACCGGTCGACACGGCCGCGCTGGAAGAGCTGCTGCTGCGGCTCTCCCGGCTGGTCGACGACCACCCCGAGGTGGTCTCCGTCGCCCTCGAACCGGTCGTCGTCGCCCCGCACGGACTGACCGCGCTCGGCGCGACCGTCCGGCTCGCCCCGCCGCCCGCCCGCAGCGACCTGGGCCCCCGCCGCCTTCCGAACTACTGAGCCCCCCGGCGATCGGCGGGGGGACGCCGGGGCGTCCCCGGCAGCCACCCGCCCGCCGTAGGATGGTGCCCATGGCAAAGACCGGTACGACGACCCAGGGGCTGCGCGCGGCGATCGAGCGCAGCGGCTACTACCCGGCCCTCGTGGCCGAGGCGGTGGAGGCCGCCGTCGGCGGGGAGCCGGTCGCCTCGTATCTGGTGCACCAGGAGACCACGTTCGACTCCAACGAGGTCCGCCGCCACGTCACGGTCCTCGTCCTGACCGAGCACCGGTTCATCGTCAGCCACACCGACGAGCAGGCCGCCGACAGCAGCTCCCCGACGCCGTACGCCACCACCTCGACCGAGTCGGTCAAGCTGGAGCGGATCTCCTCCGTCGTGGTCAGCCGCATGGTGGCCAACCCGGAGAAGTACGTTCCGGGCACCCTGCCCCGCGAGGTCGTCCTGACCATCGGCTGGGGCGCGGTCTCCCGGATCGACCTGGAGCCCGCCGCCTGCGGCGACTCCAACTGCGACGCCGACCACGGCTACACCGGCAGCTCCACCGCCGACGACCTGAGCCTGCGGGTCAGCGAGGCCGGCGACGGCCCCGACACCGTGCGCCAGACCCTCGCCTTCGCCCAGTCGCTCTCCGAGGCCACGGCCGCCACCGCGGCGACCGGCCGCTGATGGCGCAGCCCGCGTGGCAGGACCCCGTTCCGCTGGCCCTCGACACCGCGCCCGTGCCCGAGTACGGCAGCGGCTCGCTCGCCGACCTGCTGCCGACGCTCGTCGCCGGGCAGGAGGTGCCCGGCTTCACCGCCGCGATCCCCGAGCTGACCCCGGCCGACCGCAACTGCGTCTTCCTGATCGACGGCCTCGGCTGGGAGCAGATCAAGGCCCACCCGGACGAAGCGCCCTTCCTGCACTCCCTGCTCCCCACCTCGCGCGGCGGCACCGGCCGGCCGCTCACCGCGGGCTTCCCCTCCACCACCGCGACCTCGCTGGCCTCGGTGGGCACGGGGCTGCCGCCCGGCGAGCACGGTCTGCCCGGCTACACCGTGCGCGATCCGGGGACCGGCGAGCTGATGAACCAGCTCCGGTGGAAGCCGTGGACCGAGCCCAAGGTCTGGCAGCCCCACCCCACGGTCTTCCAGCGCGCCGACGCCGCCGGCGTGCGCACCGCGCAGGTCTCCGCGCCGATGTTCGAACAGACGCCGCTCACCAAGATCGCGCTCAGCGGCGGCTCCTTCCTCGGCCGGCTCTCCGGCGAGGAGCGCATGGACGTCGCCGCCCAGCGGCTGGCCGCCGGAGACCGCTCGCTCGTCTATACGTACTACAGCGAGGTCGACGGCAAGGGCCATCGCTTCGGCACCGACTCCGACGCCTGGCGCGGCCAGCTCATGTACGTCGACGGGCTCGCCCGCCGCCTCGCGGAACAGCTTCCGCCGCGCTCGGCGCTCTACATCACCGCCGACCACGGCATGATCGACATCCCCTTCGACGAGCAGTCCCGCATCGACTTCGACGAGGACTGGGAGCTCGGCGCGGGCGTCGCCCTGCTCGGCGGCGAGGGCCGTGCCCGCCACGTCTACGCGGTACCGGGCGCCCGGGCCGACGTGCTGGCCGTCTGGCGCGAGGTGCTGGGCGAACAGTTCTGGGTGGCGAGCCGCGAGGAGGCGATCGCCGCCGGCTGGTTCGGTCCGGTGATCGACGAGCGGGTCCACGGCCGGATCGGCGACGTGGTCGCCGCCGCCCACGACGACGTGATCATCACGGCCTCCGTCAACGAACCCCACGAGTCCGCGATGGCCGGTGTGCACGGCTCCCTGACCCCCGTGGAACAGCTCGTCCCCCTCCTCGAAGTACGCTCGTAACCCTCCCGTTCCCCGACCGACCCCCTCCGAAAGGTGCTCGACCCCTCATGCCCGAGCTGGTGTTCTTCTCCGGAACCATGGACTGCGGAAAGAGCACGCTGGCCCTGCAGATCGGTCACAACCGCTCGGCGCGCGGCCTCCAGGGCGTGATCTTCACGCGGGACGACCGCGCGGGGGAGGGCAAGCTCTCCTCCCGGCTCGGCCTGGTGACGGACGCCGTCGAGGCCGATGAGGGCATGGACGTCTACGCGCACATCGTGGACCGGGTGAGCCGGGGCGGCCGGGTCGACTACGTGATCGTGGACGAGGCGCAGTTCCTCGCCCCGACGCAGATCGACCAACTGGCCCGCGTCGTCGACGAGCTGGGCCTCGACGTCTTCGCCTTCGGCATCACCACGGACTTCCGCACCAAGCTGTTCCCCGGCTCCCAGCGACTGATGGAGCTGGCCGACCGGATAGAGGCCCTCCAGGTCGAGGCGCTCTGCTGGTGCGGGGCGCGCGCCACGCACAACGCCCGTACGGTGGACGGCGAGATGGTCGTCGAGGGTGCGCAGGTCGTGGTCGGCGACGTCAACCGGCCGGCGGGCGAGGTCGGTTACGAGGTACTGTGCCGCCGCCACCACCGCCGCCGCATGACGAGCGGCTCCGCCCGTGCCGGCGCCCTCTCGCCGGACGTCCTGCCGGTGCCCTCGGACTGAGCCGCGGGGCCGCCGGCCCGCCCCCGGCATTCAGTCCGGGGCCATCTCGCCTACGCCGAGAAGTCACCGGAGTCGGCCAGGCTTCCCTCGTCCGACCCCCGTCCGGGGGCGCACCACGAAGGAAGTAACCACCGATGGATCGCAGATCGTTCATGGCCACGACGGGCCGCGCCTCCCTCCTCGCGGGCGGGGCCCTCACCGCGGGCGCCGCGCTCGCGGCGCCACCGGCCGCCGCCGCTCCGGCGCCCGACGAGCGCGGCCGCCACGATGGCGGGCGGACGGTGCGGTTCAACATCATCAGCGACATCCAGGGCGACCTGGCCGACTTCGGCAAGGCGCTCGACGACCTGCACCGGATCAACCCCGGCAGCGCCGGACTGGGCATCGCGGGTGACATCACGCCCCGCGGCTACGACTTCGAGTACGCCGAGGTCCGCCGCACCCTCCAGCGGCACCGGCACCCCGCGAGCGTCGCCTGGGCCATCGGCAACCACGAGTTCTACGTCCCCAAGTACAGCGACCCGAACACGCTCGCCCAGGACACCTGGCCCAACGGGACCACGGAGGACTCGCTCTTCCGCAGCTTCTACAACTTCGCGGGGCGGAACAAGGTCTACACCGAGATGTCGTTCGGCGGCGTCCCCGTCCTGACCCTCGGGACCGAGCGCTACGCGCACTACCACGACGCGAAGCTGTGGGACGAGGTGTGGATCAGCGACGCGCAGTTCGCCTGGCTGGAGGACCGGCTCGCCCACTGGTCGCGGCGGCGGAGGCCCGTCATGGTGCTGACCCACCACCCCCTGCCCAACACGGTGTCGGGCACCCGCAACAAGCTCTACCTCGGCGACTACCTCCAGCCCGACCGGCTCCTGTCGATCCTCGGCCGCCACAAGGACGTGTTCCTCTTCTCCGGCCACACCCACTGGGACCTCAACCTGTCGGACTGGGCGGTCCGCAGGGTGGTCCCCGGCACCGGGAACCTCGACGGTTTCACCGTCGTGAACACCTCGGCGGTCCAGACGGGCTGGACGGACGACGGCAAGGGCGGCGAGGTCGCGGTGGGCGGCACGTTCAACCAGGGCCTCCAGGTCGAGGTGGGCCCGCGCACGGTCGTCATCAAGGCCCGTGACTTCTCCACGGGCACCTGGCTCAAGCAGCTCACGGTCCCGCTGCACACGGCGGCCTGAGACGGGAGGCGGGACGGGAGGCCGGATCGGCGGCGGCCCCGTCCCGCCCGCCCTTCACCGTCCGAAAGCGTCGCTCCCCGCCGACCTGACGATGGTGAACACGGCGCCCTCCGGGTCCGCGACCGTCGCCAGCCGGCCGCTCGACGCCTCGCGCGGCGGCTGCAGCACGCGTCCACCCAGCTCCACCACGCGGGCCGCCGCCAGATCGGTGTCGGCGACCTCGAAGTACGTCATCCAGTGCGGCCCCCGGTCACGCGGCAGCGCATGGCCCACCCCGTGCAGCGCTGCCACCGGGACGCCGTCCAGGTGCAGGGTCTGGTAGTCGAAGTCGGCCGAGAGGACCGCCTCCGTCTCGTAGCCGAAGACCGTCTGGTAGAACTTCGCGATCGTCGAGGTCTCCCGTGTCACCAGTTCGTTCCAGACGGGGGTGCCGGGCACGCCCGCCGTCATCGTGCCGATGTGCTCCGACCCCTGCCAGATGCCGAAGACCGCCCCGCTCGGGTCCGACGCGATGGCGAGCCGCCCCGCCTCGCCCGCGTCCAGCGGACCGACCGCGACCGTCCCGCCGCAGGAGCGGACGGCCTCCGCCGTGGCGTCGGCGTCGTCCGTGGCGAGGTAGGTGGTCCAGGCGATCGGGAGGTGCCGGTCGGGCGGGAGCTGGCCGATGCCCGCGACCTCCTCGCCGTGCAGCAGCCCGCGTACGTAGGGGCCCAGCTGATCGGGGCCCGGCAGGAACTCCCAGTCGAACAGGGCGCCGTAGAACTCCTGGGTCGTGGTCAGGCCGTGCACGATCAGACTCACCCAGCAAGGTGTTCCGGGCGTACGCCGGGCGGGGGCCTCGGTCATCGTCTTTTCTCTCCTCGGACCGTTGTGGTGGCCGTACGGGGGAAGGGGGCGGGCGCGCCGCCCCCGGTCGGGGCGGGGCCCGCGTGCCCCGTGCAGATGCTCGCACCCCCCGGGGCGGGGAGCGTACCGGCCGCGCCGCGTCGTCCCGGTGCCCGGCGAAGGACGGCCGGATTCCCGCCGACCGTCCTGTCCGCTGTGGTTACGGGCGCCCGGTGCGCTGCGCGAGGATGGCGCCCATGAAGCCCATCATCACCGCATCCGCATACGCGAGCGAGTCGGCCGGACCGCGGCCGCCCGTCGTCCTGGACGTCCGCTGGCAGCTCGGCGGTCCGCACGGCCGCGCCGACTACGAGGCGGGCCACCTGCCCGGAGCCGTCTTCGTCGACCTCGACAAGGAGCTCGCCTCCCCGGCGGGCGAGGGCGGCCGCCACCCCCTCCCGGACCCGGAGGTCTTCGGAGCCGCGATGCGCCGGGCCGGGGTCGGCCAGGACACCCCCGTCGTGGTGTACGACGGCGGCCAGGGCTGGGCCGCGGCGCGGGCCTGGTGGCTGTTGCGCTGGGCGGGACACCGGGACGTACGGGTGCTGGACGGCGGGCTCGCCGCCTGGACGGGCGACCTCTCCACCGAGGTACCGCACCCTGCCGAGGGCGATTTCCGGCCGAAGCCCGGGGCCCTGCCCACCCTGGACGCGCAAAGCGCGGCCGCCTTCGCCCGCTCGGGTCTGCTGCTCGACGCGCGGGCGGCCGAGCGCTACCGGGGCGACGTGGAGCCGATCGACCGGGTCGGCGGACACATCCCCGGAGCAGTCTCCGCCCCCACCACGGAGAACACCGGCGCGGACGGGCGCTTCCTGCCGGCCGACCGGCTCGCCGCACGGTTCGCCGGGCTGGGCGCGGAGAGCAGCCCCGAAGGCGTGGGCGTGTACTGCGGTTCCGGGGTCTCCGGCGCCCACCAGGTGCTGGCCCTGGAGATCGCGGGCATCACGGGCATCCTGTATCCGGGCTCCTGGTCCGAGTGGTCCTCGGACCCCTCCCGGCCGGTCGCCACGGGTCCCGAGCCCCGGTAAATCGCCCGCCCCGGCCGGGGCGGGCGACGACGCGGGGGCGGGGCCGGTGCGCGGACGCGCACCGGCCCCGCCCCCACCGGCCGTCATTCCTGGTCAGTCCTGCTTCTTGCGCCGGGTGCCGAAGACGATCTCGTCCCAGCTCGGCACCGCGGCCCGGCGGCCCGGCCGCACCCCGTCCGCCTCGGCCTGACGGTCCGTCGTCCCGGTCAGCCGGTCGCGGTGGCCGGCCACGGCCCGAGGCATCAGCACGTCCGCGTAGGCGGAACCCGCTCCGGCCGAAGCGGCGGCGGGCGGTTCGTCCGCCTCCGCCTCCTCCGCCGGTTCGAGCGCGGGCGGCTCGGGCTGCGCCGGCCGCTCGGGCACCACCATGTCGCCGCGGAAGCTCGGCACCGCCTCCAGCAGGCTGGTCAGCGAGTCGCGCTCACCGCCCGAGGCGCTGCTCACGTACTCCTCGGGCTCGGCGGCCGGAGCGGGCCGCTCGATCTGCCGGTCCAGGGCCCGGTCCAGCGGGCGGTCGCGGTCGACCTGCCGGTCGAGGCTGCGGTCCAGCGGCCGGTCGCGCGGCAGCCGGGCGATCCGGGGGACGAAGGGGAAGCTGGGCTCGGGCGCGGCGTCGTCGGTCTCGCCGATCAGGGAGCGGGCCTCGTCGTCCACGGCCTGGACCAGCCGCCGGGGCGGGTCGTACGTCCAGCTCGCCGAGTGCGGTTCCCCCGCGACCCGGTAGACGAGCAGGACCTCCCAGGTGCCGTCGTCGCGGCGCCAGGAATCCCACTGGACGGTCTCCTTGTCGGCGCCGCGCAGCAGGAGGCGCTCCTGCACCGCCTCGCCGAGCTGGGGACCGGTGTTCTCGCCGGGACGGCGCACGGGGGTCTTCCGGGCCCGTTCGGCCATGAAGGCGCGCTCCGCGAGCACGGGGCCCTCGAAGCGGCGTACACGGTCGACCGGGATGCCCGCGAACTGGGCGACCTCCTCCGCGGAGGCGCCGGCTCGTATCCGGGCCTGGATGTCGCGGGGACGGAGGTGGCTCTCCACCTCGATCTCGATCTGGCCGAGCCGGGCGCGGTCGTTGCGCACGGCGGCGCGCAGCCGCTCATCGATCGGAAGCGTGTACTCCGTGCTGTCCGCAGCCTTGAGCACCAGTCGTGTGCCGTCGTTGGAGACGGCCACGACACGCAGTTCGGGCATGGGGACCTCCCGGGTGGTGCCTGCCGACGTCACGTGCGTCGCTGCTTCCGCTAGTCGAGTGTGACCTGCCCGGGTGCAGCCTGCCACAACCTTGCCAAGTTGCCCGGCGTGTCGGGCGCTCGTCCCAGGGTGCCACCATGACACGGTTGTCCATTGCGACCCAAAGTGACCGATTTGGCCGCCTTGTGTAGCGGGCATCCGTGCGATGCCTCGAAACCGCCGGTTCGGGTGCCGCCGTCGGCCCCCTCCGGTGGCTGCGGAATCCCACGTCGGAGTCCGCCCCAGGGCTCGTCACAGTACTCCATTCGGGCCACCGGGGTGGACCGGCGCGCCGCCGAAGTTCTCACGAGGTGCGGGAGTTGATGTACCCCGTTCTGCGTGAATCGCCCCTGACGCGTGTTGTGCTTCACGCAATCCCCGGAAGCGGAACTATCCGCTTCGCTCATTTGTCCCTTCCTGGTGCATGGTGGGAGAGATGTCAAGCAGGGGCTGGTAATGGTTCAGAAGCCGGAAAACGACACGGAACAGAAGGAAAAGCGCATAGACCTGAGTCTCCCGCAGGTCGCCGGGAGCGCTGTGGCCGCCGTCGCGGCGGCGGTGGCCGCCTCCCAACTGGGGGTGTACGGCACGATCGCCGGGGCGGGCGTGATGAGCGTCGTCGCCACCTGTGGCGGCTCGGTCTTCCAGCACTTCTTCCGCCGCACGGGTGAGCAGATCCGCGAGGTGACGGTCCAGGTGGTCCACCCGGAGGGCCGCCAGGTGACGGTGCACACCAAGGAGACGACGCCCGCCGGGCGCAGAGCCGCCGCACGGCGGTCCGACCCGGAACCGGAGCGGGAGCCGGCCGAGGACGCCACGACCGTGCTGCCGACGGTGGACCCCGGCACGGTTCCGGAGGTGGTCCCGGACGCGGAGAGCACACGACCGCTTCCCCCGCTCACCGCCGCGGACCCCGACCGCACCCAGCTGCTCGACCTCGGCGACGCGCGGACCAGGATGCTCCGCGTGCCGCCGCCGGGCGGAGGCCACGCGGCCGGCGACGACGACCGCACGCGGATGCTGCGGGGCGACGACGCCCGTACGCGACCGATCCCACGGACCGGAACGGTCCCGGCCGCCGCCGACGAGGAGTTCGGTGCGGGTGTGACGCACGGCACCCGGCTGCGCGGCTGGAAGCGCCCGGCGCTCGCGGCCGCCGCCGTCTTCGCGGTCTCCATGGCCGGGATCACCGTGTTCGAGATGATCTCGGGCAACGACCTCAGCGGCGGCCAGGGCACCACCCTCAGCTCCGTGGTGCGCGGCGGCGGCGACCGGGACCCCGGCCCCGCCGACCCCACGCCCTCCGAGGACACCCGCCGGGACGGCGGCACGGACGGAGAGCCGACCCCCGGCGACCCGACCGGTTCGACCCCCGCCACGGACGGCGGCGACGGCAGCGGTACGAGCCCGGACCCCGGGACGGGTACCGGAGGGGAGAAGCCCACCACCGGGCCCACCCCCACCCCGACGCCCTCCGGCTCCACCGGCGGGACCGCACCCGCCCCGTCGCAGCCCACCCCCTCGGCCCCCGGCGACACCGGCACCGAGGCGCCTCCGGCCGGCACGGGCATCGCCCCCGGCCAGGGTGAGCAGGGCCCGCCCGCCGACGACGCCGGGTGACCGGCCTACCGACCGGCGGCACGACGCGCCTCGGCCCCGGCCCCCTCACGACGGAGGGCCGGGGCCGAGGCGCGTACCGGGAGCCGCGAGACTCAGTCGCCGAGCACACGCCGCAGGTAGTCGTTGCCGAACATGCGGTCCGGGTCCAGCCGGTCGCGCAGCGCGGTGAACTCCCCGAACCGCGGATAGAGCTCGGAGAAGTAGGCCGCGTCCCGTGTGTGGATCTTGCCCCAGTGCGGCCGGCCCGCGTGCGCGGTCATGATCCGCTCGACCGCGGTGAAGTACGAGCGGTGGGGCGTGCCCCGGTACAGGTGGACGGCGATGTAGGCGCTGTCCCGGCCCGACGCGGTCGACAGGGTCATGTCGTCGGCCGGAGCGGTGCGCACCTCGACCGGGAAGCTGATCTTCAGCGGAGAGCGTTCGACCATGGCCTTCAGCTCCCGCAGCGCCGCCACCGCCCGCTCGCGCGGAACGGCGTACTCCATCTCCACGAACCGCACCCGGCGCGGGCTGGTGAAGACCTTGTACGGGATGTCGGTGTACGTACGCGCGGACAGCGCCCGGCTGGAGAGCCTGGCGATCGACGGGATCGTCGCGGGGACCGCGCGGCCGAGCGAACAGGCGACCTGGAAGACCCCGTTGGACAGCAGCTCGTCGTTGATCCAGCTGCTCACCTTGCCGGGCGGGGCGGCCGGACCGGCGCTGCGGTTGTTGCGCTTGGTGGTGCAGTTCCCGGTGTGCGGGAACCAGTAGAACTCGAAGTGCTCGTTCTCGGCCACGAGCTGATCGAACTCCGAGGTGACCCGGTCGAAGGTCATCGGCTCCTCGCGGGCCGTCAGCAGGAAGATCGGCTCCACGGCGAGGGTGACCGCGGTGATCACCCCGAGGGCGCCGAGTCCGATCCGGGCCGCGGCGAAGATCTCCGGGTTCTGCTCGGCCGAGCAGACCAGCACCGTCCCGTCGGCGGTCACCAGCTCCAGCGCCCGGATCTGCGCGGATATCGACGCCGAGTCCCTGCCCGTGCCGTGCGTGCCGGTGGAGGTCGCCCCGGCGATCGTCTGCTCCATGATGTCGCCCATGTTCGTGAGCGACAGACCCTCGCGGGCGAGTGCGGTGTTGAGCCGCTTGAGCGGAGTCCCGGCCTCCACCGTCACGGTCATCGCCTCACGGTCGATGTCCCGGATGCCGGTGAGCAGGTCGGGGCGTATCAGCACGCCGTCGGTGGCGGCCGCCGCCGTGAAGGAGTGGCCCGAACCGACGGGTTTCACCTTCAGGCCGTCCGCGCCCGCGCGGCGCACCACGTCCGCGAGCTCCTCCACGGAAGCGGGGGACTCGGTGTGGGCGGGGCGTGCGGTGACGGTGCCCGCCCAGTTGTGCCACGTGCTCGTCCTCGTCCGTGCGTAGGTGTCGGTCATCTTCCCCGCGCCCTCCCGTCGTAGCCGGCCCGGCCAGCCGGCGATGTCCCGGAAACGCCGCCGCCGCCGCCGCGAGCGCTCCCGCCGCGACGGGCATCGCGTACCCCGCCTTCGCCCCGGCGGCGTCGGCCACCCGGCCGACGGCAGGGGAGCCGGGCGCCACTCCCACCGCGAGCCCGGTACCGGTCCGGGTCATGCCCTCGGTCAGCTTGGTGCGCGGTACGCGCGCTTCGACGAG
Proteins encoded in this window:
- a CDS encoding GNAT family N-acetyltransferase, which gives rise to MEPKPEQSPHHAYPDHWEADVVLRDGGTARIRPITTDDAERLVSFYEQVSDESKYYRFFAPYPRLSDRDVHRFTHHDYVDRVGLAVTIGGEFIGTVRYDRIDDRGRPASAPADEAEVAFLVQDAHQGRGVASALLEHIAAVARERGIRRFAAEVLPANTKMIKVFRDAGYTQRRSFEDGSVHLTLDLEPTEKSLAVQRGREQRAEARSVQRLLAPGSVAVIGTGRIPGGVGRTVLRNLLAAGYTGRTYAVNRAFDADLATLDGVPAHRSLGEIDEPVDLAVIAVPAHRVPEAVADCGEHGVQGLVVVSAGYAERGAEGRELQRELVRQARSHGMRIIGPNAFGIINTAETVRLNASLAPESPARGRIGLFTQSGAIGIALLSGLHRRGAGLSSFISAGNRADVSGNDFLQYSFEDPDTDVALLYLESLGNPRKFTRLARRTAAVKPVVVVKGARHSGTNPPGHAVPVSRIPDATVSALMRQAGVIRVDTVTEMVDAGILLAGQPLPVGPRVAILGNSESLGLLTYDACLAEGLRPRPPIDLTTAASPQDFRDALAAALADTACDAVIVTAIPWVGENGEAESGDGQVLAAALHTAVAGGSAKPVAVVHVEIGGLAEALAAASSTAAPRPRSTTPRTAPPEAAPDRAAADTPAAPRTSEAAAAPGSPAPASGQPRPTTPAAPPHPGRIPAYPAAERAVRALAEAVKYAQWRRQAAVPGKVPELLDETIDEAGAADLIEARLAAAPDPRGRQLSHDEARELLGRYGIDVRPTLPAPDPDAAVAAAARLGYPVALKTTAPHLRHRADLGGVRLDLADEDALRRAYGELTGLLGKPAELLPVVQAMVPRGVDTVVRASIDAAAGAVISFGLAGAPSELLGDTAHRLVPVTDRDAAELIRSIRAAPVLFGWRGAAPVDTAALEELLLRLSRLVDDHPEVVSVALEPVVVAPHGLTALGATVRLAPPPARSDLGPRRLPNY
- a CDS encoding DUF5998 family protein, which codes for MAKTGTTTQGLRAAIERSGYYPALVAEAVEAAVGGEPVASYLVHQETTFDSNEVRRHVTVLVLTEHRFIVSHTDEQAADSSSPTPYATTSTESVKLERISSVVVSRMVANPEKYVPGTLPREVVLTIGWGAVSRIDLEPAACGDSNCDADHGYTGSSTADDLSLRVSEAGDGPDTVRQTLAFAQSLSEATAATAATGR
- a CDS encoding alkaline phosphatase family protein, whose protein sequence is MAQPAWQDPVPLALDTAPVPEYGSGSLADLLPTLVAGQEVPGFTAAIPELTPADRNCVFLIDGLGWEQIKAHPDEAPFLHSLLPTSRGGTGRPLTAGFPSTTATSLASVGTGLPPGEHGLPGYTVRDPGTGELMNQLRWKPWTEPKVWQPHPTVFQRADAAGVRTAQVSAPMFEQTPLTKIALSGGSFLGRLSGEERMDVAAQRLAAGDRSLVYTYYSEVDGKGHRFGTDSDAWRGQLMYVDGLARRLAEQLPPRSALYITADHGMIDIPFDEQSRIDFDEDWELGAGVALLGGEGRARHVYAVPGARADVLAVWREVLGEQFWVASREEAIAAGWFGPVIDERVHGRIGDVVAAAHDDVIITASVNEPHESAMAGVHGSLTPVEQLVPLLEVRS
- a CDS encoding thymidine kinase, coding for MPELVFFSGTMDCGKSTLALQIGHNRSARGLQGVIFTRDDRAGEGKLSSRLGLVTDAVEADEGMDVYAHIVDRVSRGGRVDYVIVDEAQFLAPTQIDQLARVVDELGLDVFAFGITTDFRTKLFPGSQRLMELADRIEALQVEALCWCGARATHNARTVDGEMVVEGAQVVVGDVNRPAGEVGYEVLCRRHHRRRMTSGSARAGALSPDVLPVPSD
- a CDS encoding DUF4073 domain-containing protein, which translates into the protein MDRRSFMATTGRASLLAGGALTAGAALAAPPAAAAPAPDERGRHDGGRTVRFNIISDIQGDLADFGKALDDLHRINPGSAGLGIAGDITPRGYDFEYAEVRRTLQRHRHPASVAWAIGNHEFYVPKYSDPNTLAQDTWPNGTTEDSLFRSFYNFAGRNKVYTEMSFGGVPVLTLGTERYAHYHDAKLWDEVWISDAQFAWLEDRLAHWSRRRRPVMVLTHHPLPNTVSGTRNKLYLGDYLQPDRLLSILGRHKDVFLFSGHTHWDLNLSDWAVRRVVPGTGNLDGFTVVNTSAVQTGWTDDGKGGEVAVGGTFNQGLQVEVGPRTVVIKARDFSTGTWLKQLTVPLHTAA
- a CDS encoding VOC family protein — encoded protein: MTEAPARRTPGTPCWVSLIVHGLTTTQEFYGALFDWEFLPGPDQLGPYVRGLLHGEEVAGIGQLPPDRHLPIAWTTYLATDDADATAEAVRSCGGTVAVGPLDAGEAGRLAIASDPSGAVFGIWQGSEHIGTMTAGVPGTPVWNELVTRETSTIAKFYQTVFGYETEAVLSADFDYQTLHLDGVPVAALHGVGHALPRDRGPHWMTYFEVADTDLAAARVVELGGRVLQPPREASSGRLATVADPEGAVFTIVRSAGSDAFGR
- a CDS encoding sulfurtransferase — encoded protein: MKPIITASAYASESAGPRPPVVLDVRWQLGGPHGRADYEAGHLPGAVFVDLDKELASPAGEGGRHPLPDPEVFGAAMRRAGVGQDTPVVVYDGGQGWAAARAWWLLRWAGHRDVRVLDGGLAAWTGDLSTEVPHPAEGDFRPKPGALPTLDAQSAAAFARSGLLLDARAAERYRGDVEPIDRVGGHIPGAVSAPTTENTGADGRFLPADRLAARFAGLGAESSPEGVGVYCGSGVSGAHQVLALEIAGITGILYPGSWSEWSSDPSRPVATGPEPR
- the sepH gene encoding septation protein SepH — protein: MPELRVVAVSNDGTRLVLKAADSTEYTLPIDERLRAAVRNDRARLGQIEIEVESHLRPRDIQARIRAGASAEEVAQFAGIPVDRVRRFEGPVLAERAFMAERARKTPVRRPGENTGPQLGEAVQERLLLRGADKETVQWDSWRRDDGTWEVLLVYRVAGEPHSASWTYDPPRRLVQAVDDEARSLIGETDDAAPEPSFPFVPRIARLPRDRPLDRSLDRQVDRDRPLDRALDRQIERPAPAAEPEEYVSSASGGERDSLTSLLEAVPSFRGDMVVPERPAQPEPPALEPAEEAEADEPPAAASAGAGSAYADVLMPRAVAGHRDRLTGTTDRQAEADGVRPGRRAAVPSWDEIVFGTRRKKQD